A genomic window from Streptomyces sp. NBC_01429 includes:
- a CDS encoding TetR/AcrR family transcriptional regulator, giving the protein MNSRSLIIEATAALIAESPSGDVSTRAVCEAAGVQQPMLYRLFGDKDGLLAATVDYVWDQYLETKRAAEISEDPLRDLRAGWDSHTAFALAHPNAYKLMFAPALRSTPEAAEEALRILRGVLERLAAQGRLRVTPVVAAGMIMTANTGVALALISRPGLYPDSGLSTLVRDAMHQAILLDPAPDDADRDRRSAAATTLLSSLDELTPRPFSPAESALFRQWLEEIPVADS; this is encoded by the coding sequence ATGAATTCGAGATCACTGATAATCGAAGCGACGGCCGCTCTGATCGCGGAGTCGCCGAGCGGTGATGTGTCCACGCGTGCGGTCTGCGAGGCGGCCGGTGTGCAGCAGCCCATGCTCTACCGGCTGTTCGGCGACAAGGACGGACTGCTGGCCGCGACGGTCGACTACGTCTGGGACCAGTACCTGGAGACCAAGCGGGCCGCCGAGATCTCCGAGGACCCGCTGCGGGATCTGCGGGCGGGGTGGGACAGTCACACAGCGTTCGCGCTGGCTCATCCCAACGCCTATAAGTTGATGTTCGCGCCGGCGCTGCGCTCCACGCCCGAGGCGGCGGAAGAGGCGCTGCGCATTCTGCGTGGGGTACTTGAGCGCCTCGCCGCTCAGGGACGGCTGCGCGTCACGCCGGTAGTCGCCGCAGGCATGATCATGACCGCCAACACCGGGGTCGCGCTCGCGTTGATCTCCCGCCCCGGTCTCTACCCGGACTCCGGCCTGTCGACCCTGGTCCGCGACGCGATGCACCAGGCGATCCTGCTCGACCCCGCACCGGACGACGCGGATCGCGACAGGCGCTCGGCAGCCGCCACCACACTGCTCTCCTCGCTCGACGAACTCACACCTCGGCCCTTCAGCCCTGCCGAATCAGCTCTGTTCAGGCAGTGGCTGGAGGAGATACCGGTCGCGGACAGCTGA
- a CDS encoding helix-turn-helix transcriptional regulator, with protein sequence MDDTPATDDAPAALPDSPDRRAELSAFLRTRRARLKPEDVGISSHGRHRRVPGLRREELAQLAGVSVAYYTRLEQGNGRNVSAEVLYAIARALHLTDAEHAHLTHLAKPKQQRRKYRVPKQQQVRVALRQLLDSMEGMPAYVSGARSEILAWNRMAAALFGDWGKLPPAERNWARLTFLSPDYRELFLDWDSKASDIVSYLRLYAGQNPQDPDLSAVVGELSVKSEEFRRLWATHDVKEKGHGVKRMRHPLVGDLTLAYETMPLPDDHGQFLCVYHAEPGSASAEALRLLASWGTDTVRADSRTPRP encoded by the coding sequence ATGGACGACACCCCCGCCACAGACGACGCCCCGGCGGCCCTGCCCGACAGCCCCGACCGCCGGGCCGAGCTCAGCGCGTTCCTGCGCACCCGGCGGGCTCGGCTCAAACCGGAGGACGTGGGGATCTCCTCGCACGGGCGGCACAGGCGGGTGCCGGGGCTGCGGCGCGAGGAGCTGGCACAGCTGGCCGGGGTCTCGGTGGCGTACTACACGCGCCTGGAGCAGGGCAATGGGCGCAACGTGTCGGCGGAGGTGCTCTACGCGATCGCGCGCGCCCTGCACCTGACCGACGCCGAGCACGCACACCTGACCCACCTCGCCAAGCCGAAGCAGCAGCGCAGGAAGTACCGGGTGCCCAAGCAGCAGCAGGTGCGGGTGGCGCTGCGGCAGTTGCTCGATTCGATGGAGGGCATGCCCGCGTACGTCAGCGGGGCGCGCTCGGAGATCCTCGCCTGGAACCGGATGGCGGCGGCGCTGTTCGGCGACTGGGGCAAGCTGCCGCCCGCGGAGCGCAACTGGGCGCGGCTGACCTTCCTCTCCCCCGACTACCGCGAGCTGTTCCTCGACTGGGACTCCAAGGCGTCCGACATCGTCAGCTATCTGCGGCTGTACGCGGGCCAGAACCCGCAGGACCCGGACCTGTCGGCGGTCGTCGGTGAACTCTCCGTCAAGAGCGAGGAGTTCAGGCGGCTGTGGGCCACTCACGATGTGAAGGAGAAGGGCCACGGCGTGAAGCGGATGCGCCACCCGCTGGTCGGCGACCTCACCCTCGCGTACGAGACGATGCCTCTCCCGGACGACCACGGGCAGTTTCTGTGCGTGTACCACGCGGAGCCGGGCTCCGCGTCGGCGGAGGCGCTGCGCCTCCTCGCGAGCTGGGGCACGGACACGGTCCGGGCGGACAGCCGGACCCCACGCCCCTGA
- a CDS encoding NAD(P)-dependent alcohol dehydrogenase encodes MTTTVTAYAAPSAKAPLERTTIERRTVGEFDVLIDIKFAGICHSDIHQAREGWGEAIFPMVPGHEIAGIVAEVGSGVTKFKAGDRVGVGCMVDSCRECENCEAGQEQHCVRGNVGTYNAVGRDGLPTYGGYSQKVVVDENYTVRVPDGLSLDVAAPLLCAGITTYSPLKHWGAAPGKKVAVVGLGGLGHMAVKIAHALGAEVTVLSQSLRKKDDGLKLGADHYYATSDPATFENLTGTFDIILSTVSAPLDFGAYLGLLRTGGALVNVGAPEEPVALNLFSLIGGNKTLAGSAIGGIAETQEMLDFCAEHALGAEIELIEASGINEAYERVLASDVRYRFVIDAATI; translated from the coding sequence ATGACCACGACTGTTACCGCATATGCCGCCCCCAGCGCCAAGGCCCCGCTCGAACGCACCACCATTGAGCGCCGTACGGTCGGCGAGTTCGACGTTCTGATCGACATCAAGTTCGCCGGCATCTGCCACTCCGACATCCACCAGGCCCGCGAGGGCTGGGGAGAGGCCATCTTCCCGATGGTGCCCGGTCACGAGATCGCCGGCATCGTCGCCGAAGTCGGCTCCGGCGTGACGAAGTTCAAGGCCGGCGACCGGGTCGGCGTCGGCTGCATGGTCGACTCCTGTCGCGAGTGCGAGAACTGCGAGGCCGGGCAGGAGCAGCACTGCGTACGCGGGAACGTCGGCACGTACAACGCGGTCGGCCGGGACGGCCTGCCCACTTACGGCGGCTACTCGCAGAAGGTCGTCGTCGACGAGAACTACACCGTCCGCGTCCCGGACGGGCTGTCGCTGGACGTGGCCGCGCCGCTGCTCTGCGCCGGCATCACCACGTACTCCCCGCTCAAGCACTGGGGCGCTGCCCCCGGCAAGAAGGTCGCCGTGGTCGGCCTGGGCGGCCTCGGCCACATGGCCGTCAAGATCGCGCACGCCCTGGGCGCCGAGGTCACGGTCCTCTCCCAGTCGCTGCGCAAGAAGGACGACGGCCTGAAGCTGGGCGCGGACCACTACTACGCCACCAGCGACCCGGCCACTTTCGAGAACCTGACCGGCACCTTCGACATCATCCTCTCCACGGTGTCGGCGCCCCTGGACTTCGGCGCGTACCTGGGCCTGCTGAGGACGGGCGGCGCCCTGGTGAACGTCGGCGCCCCCGAGGAGCCCGTCGCCCTCAACCTGTTCTCCCTGATCGGTGGCAACAAGACGCTCGCCGGTTCGGCGATCGGCGGCATTGCCGAGACCCAGGAGATGCTCGACTTCTGCGCCGAGCACGCTCTCGGTGCCGAGATCGAGCTGATCGAGGCGAGCGGGATCAACGAGGCCTACGAGCGTGTGCTCGCCTCGGACGTGCGCTACCGCTTCGTGATCGACGCCGCGACGATCTGA
- a CDS encoding SDR family NAD(P)-dependent oxidoreductase has translation MGQLEGKTAVVTGGGTGIGLATAVRLAAEGAHVFITGRRRTELDAAVETIGAAGATAVAGDISNLADLDRLYDAVRARGRGLDVVFANAATASLAPLEQITEEQIDQIFGVNVRGTLFTVQKALPLLNDGASVILNASTAADNGTEAFSLYAASKAAVRSFARGWANELKSRGIRVNAVSPGPIDTPGITDLFGEENAPGVRTNLAAGVAIGRMGRPEEVAALVAFLASGQSSYILGANLYVDGGENQI, from the coding sequence ATGGGACAGCTTGAGGGCAAGACCGCCGTCGTCACCGGCGGTGGCACCGGGATCGGCCTGGCCACAGCCGTTCGGCTGGCAGCCGAGGGCGCGCATGTGTTCATCACCGGCCGACGCAGGACCGAGCTGGACGCGGCCGTGGAAACCATCGGCGCGGCGGGGGCCACCGCGGTGGCGGGCGATATCTCGAACCTGGCCGATCTGGACCGGCTGTACGACGCGGTCCGCGCCCGGGGCCGGGGTCTGGACGTGGTCTTCGCGAACGCGGCGACCGCCTCGCTCGCGCCCCTGGAACAGATCACCGAGGAGCAGATCGACCAGATCTTCGGCGTCAACGTGCGGGGCACACTGTTCACCGTGCAGAAGGCACTGCCGCTGCTCAACGACGGCGCCTCGGTGATCCTGAACGCTTCCACCGCCGCCGACAACGGTACGGAGGCGTTCAGCTTGTACGCGGCGTCCAAGGCCGCCGTCCGGTCCTTCGCGCGGGGCTGGGCCAACGAACTCAAGAGCCGAGGCATCCGGGTCAACGCCGTCTCGCCGGGCCCGATCGACACTCCCGGGATCACGGACCTCTTCGGCGAGGAGAACGCGCCCGGCGTCCGGACGAACCTCGCCGCGGGCGTCGCGATAGGCCGCATGGGGCGCCCGGAGGAGGTCGCCGCGCTGGTGGCGTTCCTCGCCTCCGGGCAGAGCAGCTACATTCTGGGCGCCAACCTGTACGTCGACGGCGGCGAGAACCAGATCTGA
- a CDS encoding TetR/AcrR family transcriptional regulator: protein METRQKAPIGRPRGFDTDEALERAMRVFWEQGYEGASLTDLTNAMGITRTSMYAAFGNKEELFRKALERYAEGPASYVPRALREPSARQVATAFLDGSVRATTRPGCPTGCLGVQASLAAGAPGRATRDALIDWRNEGTSRLRARFEQAVDDGDLPPGSDPGLLARYIMTVANGIAVQAAGGTTRDELQQVADAALRNWPPA, encoded by the coding sequence ATGGAGACACGGCAGAAGGCGCCAATCGGCCGACCGAGGGGTTTCGACACCGACGAGGCCCTTGAGCGCGCCATGCGGGTCTTCTGGGAACAGGGCTACGAAGGCGCCAGCCTCACCGACCTGACCAATGCCATGGGCATCACCCGCACCAGCATGTACGCGGCCTTCGGCAACAAGGAGGAGCTGTTCCGCAAGGCCCTGGAGCGCTACGCCGAAGGCCCGGCCTCATACGTGCCCCGGGCCCTTCGGGAGCCGAGCGCCCGGCAGGTGGCCACCGCGTTCCTCGACGGATCCGTCCGGGCCACGACCCGCCCCGGCTGCCCCACGGGATGCCTCGGTGTCCAAGCGTCTCTCGCCGCCGGCGCCCCTGGACGCGCCACCCGGGACGCCCTCATCGACTGGCGCAACGAGGGCACTTCGCGCCTTCGCGCCCGGTTCGAGCAAGCCGTCGATGACGGCGACCTGCCCCCCGGCAGCGATCCCGGACTGCTCGCCCGCTACATCATGACCGTGGCGAACGGCATCGCCGTCCAAGCCGCCGGCGGCACCACCCGCGACGAGTTGCAGCAGGTGGCCGACGCGGCTCTGCGGAACTGGCCGCCCGCCTGA
- a CDS encoding TetR/AcrR family transcriptional regulator — translation MNTVGTEKTVREGSPEKRTAILAAARELFVRQGVDRVSMDAIAAEAAVSKRTVYDYFGDKRRLFLAILADVSQSLLTTFHRALDEHLPEDAQITTVPQLEKALAALAADLGTSVVGSADYAAGFALVAQERLRTPMTKDDIATAAAEEALADRIARFAEAGLLDTDNPRLAADHFGALTLLLAYERHPVPANADLDQVRRTMTDGVHAFMRAYATR, via the coding sequence ATGAACACTGTCGGTACGGAGAAGACCGTGCGCGAGGGGTCCCCGGAGAAGCGGACGGCGATCCTCGCCGCCGCTCGCGAACTGTTCGTGCGTCAGGGAGTGGACCGCGTCAGCATGGACGCCATCGCGGCCGAGGCCGCGGTCTCGAAGCGCACCGTGTACGACTACTTCGGCGACAAGCGGCGCCTCTTCCTCGCCATCCTCGCCGATGTGTCCCAGTCATTGCTGACCACTTTCCACCGGGCGCTCGACGAGCACCTCCCGGAGGACGCGCAGATCACTACGGTGCCGCAACTGGAGAAGGCGCTCGCCGCATTGGCGGCCGACCTCGGCACGTCGGTCGTCGGCTCCGCCGACTATGCCGCCGGGTTCGCCCTCGTCGCCCAGGAGCGCCTGCGGACGCCGATGACCAAGGACGACATCGCGACGGCCGCGGCGGAGGAAGCACTCGCGGATCGCATCGCCCGCTTCGCCGAGGCCGGACTCCTGGACACGGACAACCCCCGCCTGGCCGCCGACCACTTCGGCGCCCTGACCCTCCTGCTGGCCTACGAACGTCACCCGGTCCCCGCCAACGCCGACCTGGATCAGGTCCGCCGGACCATGACCGACGGGGTCCACGCGTTCATGCGCGCGTACGCCACGCGTTGA
- a CDS encoding FAD-dependent monooxygenase — translation MTETHRPVPKRSVLVSGASIAGPAIAYWLHRYGFDVTIVEKAGTVRGGGYPIDIRGTALEAVRRMGLLPQLQKAHVNTHRITFVDTDGSTIAALRTETMGIGADGDLEVQRGDLTEILYDAVRDSVEFLFEDSIAALDDRPGGIEVTFRGGTRRTFDLVIGADGIHSHTRRLILGPEERFHHYLGACFAGFTLPNHLGLSHEGMLWNTPSRRAALYAVGSGRHVFGLLNFRRSDLPFDAFRDLDAQRELVAAAFPDDCWEIPRMVAEMRGAEDLFFDAVSQIRMSSWSLGRVALVGDAAYAPSFLTGQGTSLALVGAYVLAGELVARADHAQAFDAYERVMRPFVTLNQQLANDGDTELFPSNEQSLQERNAALRTLSALPADPPHATFSALTLPDYDLPTASGSPS, via the coding sequence ATGACCGAGACACACCGCCCCGTCCCCAAGCGCTCCGTCCTCGTCTCCGGAGCCAGCATCGCCGGCCCCGCGATCGCCTACTGGCTGCACCGCTACGGCTTCGACGTCACCATCGTCGAGAAGGCGGGCACCGTGCGCGGCGGCGGCTACCCCATCGACATCCGCGGCACCGCTCTGGAGGCGGTGCGGCGCATGGGCCTCCTGCCCCAGTTGCAGAAGGCCCACGTCAACACCCACCGCATCACCTTCGTGGACACCGACGGCAGCACCATCGCCGCACTGCGCACCGAGACCATGGGCATCGGCGCCGACGGCGACCTCGAGGTGCAGCGCGGCGACCTGACCGAGATTCTCTACGACGCCGTCCGCGACTCCGTCGAGTTCCTGTTCGAGGATTCCATCGCCGCCCTCGACGACCGCCCCGGCGGCATCGAAGTGACCTTCCGCGGCGGCACCCGCCGCACCTTCGATCTCGTCATCGGGGCCGACGGAATCCACTCCCACACCCGCCGGCTGATCCTCGGCCCCGAAGAGCGCTTCCACCACTACCTCGGCGCCTGCTTCGCGGGATTCACCCTGCCCAACCACCTCGGGCTCTCCCACGAGGGCATGTTGTGGAACACCCCGAGCCGGCGCGCCGCCCTCTATGCCGTCGGCTCCGGCCGGCATGTGTTCGGGCTGCTCAACTTCAGGCGCTCCGACCTGCCCTTCGACGCCTTCCGTGACCTCGACGCGCAGCGTGAACTGGTCGCCGCCGCCTTCCCGGACGACTGCTGGGAGATTCCCCGGATGGTCGCCGAGATGCGCGGTGCCGAGGACCTGTTCTTCGATGCCGTCAGCCAGATACGGATGTCGAGCTGGTCCCTGGGCCGGGTCGCGCTGGTCGGTGACGCCGCCTACGCGCCGTCCTTCCTGACGGGGCAGGGCACCAGCCTCGCCCTGGTCGGCGCGTATGTGCTGGCCGGCGAGTTGGTCGCACGCGCCGACCACGCCCAGGCGTTCGACGCCTACGAAAGGGTGATGAGGCCGTTCGTGACCCTCAATCAGCAATTGGCCAACGACGGCGACACGGAACTCTTCCCCTCCAACGAGCAGTCCCTCCAGGAGCGCAACGCCGCCCTGCGTACTCTCTCCGCCCTCCCCGCCGACCCTCCGCACGCCACGTTCAGCGCCCTCACCCTCCCCGACTACGACCTGCCTACGGCTTCCGGTTCCCCTTCCTGA
- a CDS encoding alpha-1,2-mannosidase: MDPVFADFSTAPARLSNAVVRHHRCGIASSHLALGAGGHIKLDFAADGQEEITEMVVKVTTIGADPAMDVLLNGKVLADRPAVAGGGGHGVPQETVLAVPGDLLAPGDNILEIRSPEGADTLLRLRAVTVDPAHDSGRAERALAARTATRSVFAFSTERRAPGTVVWQPAARLLFHIDRGEQAVPAHLAWRGADGSEAAIGLRTDLSGFQGHWRAADGVLTEYRGTLTDRSAYPEGTDGAPLHLFSTEEGRDESWSPSGELRLLLDAGEAAVERVSWTDRRGNAASIALTSAAPAPGAATGELRDITHTVTGVRASDEFVGAEEFAENLLRGSRNKWLAHDDAAELEFVLSSPAAVSAYRLTSANDVPDRDPRDWALEGSYDGRVWARLDSRGGERFLARFETNEYHFANTTSYTYYRLSITRNAGGSEIQLSRIELLAGESVTAPAPAADFTGYCAPAGGEPVGYRGTTVPGPWSHTEPQEGQSEKLLAGELGETARSLDEAARLIGKLAAYMKNPG, from the coding sequence ATGGATCCGGTTTTCGCCGACTTCTCCACCGCTCCGGCCCGCCTGTCGAACGCCGTCGTCCGTCACCACCGGTGCGGGATCGCCTCCTCGCATCTCGCGCTGGGCGCCGGCGGACACATCAAGCTGGACTTCGCGGCGGACGGGCAGGAGGAGATCACCGAGATGGTCGTCAAGGTGACCACCATCGGGGCCGACCCGGCGATGGACGTCCTGCTCAATGGCAAGGTCCTCGCTGATCGGCCGGCCGTCGCGGGAGGCGGTGGGCACGGTGTTCCCCAGGAGACCGTGCTTGCGGTTCCCGGCGATCTGCTGGCGCCCGGCGACAACATCCTGGAGATACGCAGCCCGGAGGGCGCGGATACGCTGCTCCGGCTGCGTGCCGTCACGGTGGATCCGGCCCACGACAGCGGCCGCGCCGAGCGGGCGCTCGCGGCCAGGACGGCGACCCGGTCGGTCTTCGCCTTCAGCACCGAGCGCCGCGCACCCGGCACCGTCGTGTGGCAGCCCGCCGCACGGCTGCTGTTCCACATCGACCGCGGCGAGCAGGCCGTCCCCGCACACCTCGCCTGGCGCGGAGCGGACGGATCGGAGGCGGCGATCGGGCTGCGGACCGACCTGTCAGGTTTTCAGGGGCACTGGCGGGCCGCCGACGGCGTACTCACCGAGTACCGCGGCACACTCACGGACCGCTCGGCCTACCCCGAGGGCACGGACGGCGCCCCGCTCCACCTCTTCTCGACCGAAGAGGGCCGGGACGAGAGCTGGTCCCCGTCCGGAGAGCTGAGGCTGCTGCTCGACGCGGGCGAGGCAGCCGTGGAGCGGGTGTCCTGGACCGACCGGCGCGGCAACGCCGCCTCCATCGCGCTGACTTCCGCCGCCCCCGCGCCGGGGGCCGCCACCGGCGAGCTGCGGGACATCACCCATACGGTCACCGGCGTGCGGGCGAGCGACGAGTTCGTCGGGGCGGAGGAGTTCGCGGAGAACCTGCTCCGCGGCTCCCGCAACAAGTGGCTGGCCCACGACGACGCGGCCGAGCTGGAGTTCGTCCTGAGCAGCCCCGCCGCTGTCTCGGCCTACCGGCTGACCTCGGCGAACGACGTCCCGGACCGGGATCCGAGGGACTGGGCGCTGGAGGGTTCGTACGACGGACGCGTCTGGGCGCGCCTGGACTCCCGCGGCGGTGAGCGCTTCCTGGCACGTTTCGAGACGAACGAGTACCACTTCGCCAACACCACGTCCTATACCTACTATCGGCTCTCCATCACCCGGAACGCGGGCGGCTCCGAGATCCAGCTCTCCAGGATCGAACTCCTCGCGGGCGAGAGTGTCACGGCCCCGGCACCCGCCGCCGACTTCACCGGCTACTGCGCGCCCGCCGGGGGCGAGCCCGTCGGATACCGGGGTACGACCGTCCCGGGCCCGTGGTCCCACACCGAGCCGCAGGAAGGTCAATCGGAGAAGTTGCTGGCCGGCGAGCTGGGCGAGACGGCCCGCAGTCTGGACGAAGCGGCCCGCCTCATCGGCAAGCTGGCGGCGTACATGAAGAACCCAGGATGA
- a CDS encoding CGNR zinc finger domain-containing protein produces MLDDQALMQALNSTPVVEGRGQDLWRDDHEVDSWAREHGGLGGDEEERRWLRTARDALQAVESGAAAEPRLRRVLAGVHKAPQPSASGIEWHVEAPPERRLAVELVLAWADVKERMPGRLRPCENAECRLFLLDRSRANTARWCSMKTCGNRLKARRHHARARETPRLDESTGEVG; encoded by the coding sequence ATGCTGGACGACCAGGCCCTGATGCAGGCGCTGAACAGCACCCCTGTTGTGGAGGGCCGAGGCCAGGACCTGTGGCGTGACGACCACGAGGTGGACAGTTGGGCGCGGGAGCACGGCGGTCTCGGCGGCGACGAGGAGGAGCGCCGGTGGCTGCGCACCGCCCGGGACGCGCTCCAGGCGGTGGAGTCGGGCGCAGCGGCGGAGCCCCGTCTGCGCCGGGTCCTCGCAGGCGTGCACAAGGCCCCGCAGCCCAGCGCGTCGGGCATCGAGTGGCACGTGGAGGCGCCGCCGGAGCGCAGGCTCGCCGTGGAACTCGTGCTCGCCTGGGCGGACGTCAAAGAGCGCATGCCCGGCCGGCTGCGGCCGTGCGAGAACGCCGAATGCCGCCTCTTCCTCCTGGACCGCAGCCGCGCCAACACCGCACGGTGGTGCTCCATGAAGACCTGCGGGAACCGGCTCAAAGCCCGCCGGCACCACGCTCGGGCGCGGGAGACCCCACGTCTCGACGAGAGCACCGGCGAGGTCGGTTGA
- a CDS encoding alpha/beta fold hydrolase has translation MVEIRHHYATVGGHRVFYREAGAREAPTLVLLHGFPSSSRMFRRLIPALADRFHVIAPDHLGFGNSDAPPVDAFTYTFDSLTDTTEALLAQLDVTRYAVYVQDYGAPIGWRLALRSPAAITAVITQNGNAYEDGFVPDFWQPIWAYCENPGPRTEPAVRTALSLDAIRWQYQHGVDRPELLDPDAWAADHREVSRPGNDLVQLALFRDYAGNPRLYPQVHAYFRERRVPLLAVWGAGDEIFGPDGARAFARDLPDAEIHLVPGGGHFLLESHLDTVAGYIRGFLTATESPA, from the coding sequence ATGGTTGAGATCCGCCACCACTACGCGACCGTGGGGGGACATCGCGTCTTCTACCGCGAGGCGGGAGCCCGCGAGGCGCCCACGCTCGTACTCCTGCACGGATTCCCGTCCAGCTCGCGCATGTTCCGCCGCCTCATTCCGGCGCTGGCCGACCGATTCCATGTGATCGCCCCCGACCACCTCGGCTTCGGCAACTCCGATGCCCCGCCCGTGGACGCGTTCACGTACACCTTCGATTCGCTCACCGACACCACCGAAGCCCTGCTGGCTCAGCTCGACGTCACCCGCTACGCCGTGTACGTCCAGGACTACGGCGCGCCCATCGGCTGGCGGCTGGCCCTGCGTTCCCCGGCGGCGATCACCGCGGTGATCACGCAGAACGGCAACGCCTACGAGGACGGCTTCGTACCGGATTTCTGGCAGCCCATCTGGGCGTACTGCGAGAACCCGGGCCCCCGGACCGAACCCGCCGTCCGTACCGCCCTCTCGCTCGACGCCATCCGCTGGCAGTACCAGCACGGAGTGGACCGACCCGAGTTGCTCGATCCCGACGCCTGGGCCGCGGACCACCGCGAGGTCAGCCGGCCGGGCAACGACCTCGTGCAGCTGGCACTGTTTCGCGACTACGCCGGCAATCCACGCCTCTACCCGCAGGTGCACGCCTACTTCCGGGAACGCCGGGTTCCTCTCCTCGCGGTCTGGGGCGCGGGCGACGAGATCTTCGGCCCGGACGGCGCGCGCGCGTTCGCGAGGGACCTGCCGGACGCGGAGATCCACCTGGTTCCCGGAGGCGGACACTTCCTGCTCGAAAGCCACCTGGACACCGTGGCCGGGTATATCCGCGGGTTCCTGACCGCCACCGAATCACCGGCGTGA
- a CDS encoding TetR/AcrR family transcriptional regulator, translating into MSTRSPPRSPVSASASGTLYRRFPTKDALITELVRELVGELMTEAQAALDVPDGRGPERFLFAAGQIQADARGCLGRIWSDDATAGYGRSTAKRSTSSSATPSARAASAPTPP; encoded by the coding sequence GTGTCGACGAGATCCCCCCCCCGGTCGCCGGTGTCGGCGTCGGCGTCGGGGACGCTCTACCGACGGTTCCCGACGAAGGACGCGCTGATCACCGAGCTCGTCCGAGAGCTGGTGGGCGAACTGATGACCGAGGCGCAGGCGGCCCTCGACGTGCCGGACGGGCGGGGGCCGGAGCGGTTCCTCTTCGCTGCCGGCCAGATCCAGGCCGACGCTCGCGGCTGTCTCGGGCGCATCTGGAGCGACGACGCGACCGCTGGCTACGGCAGGAGTACCGCGAAACGGTCGACGTCCTCCTCCGCGACGCCCAGCGCGCGGGCCGCATCCGCGCCGACGCCACCCTGA
- a CDS encoding SbtR family transcriptional regulator, with amino-acid sequence MERRRDRWLRQEYRETVDVLLRDAQRAGRIRADATLTDVDVLFWSVRGIIEVTGADSTPAWRRQVEISIAGLRPASEPLREPAVTESQVQVTRASGPASGSV; translated from the coding sequence CTGGAGCGACGACGCGACCGCTGGCTACGGCAGGAGTACCGCGAAACGGTCGACGTCCTCCTCCGCGACGCCCAGCGCGCGGGCCGCATCCGCGCCGACGCCACCCTGACGGACGTCGACGTGCTGTTCTGGTCGGTCCGCGGCATCATCGAGGTCACCGGCGCCGACTCCACTCCCGCCTGGCGCCGCCAGGTCGAGATCTCGATCGCCGGACTCCGCCCCGCGTCCGAGCCGCTCCGCGAGCCCGCCGTCACCGAGTCGCAGGTGCAGGTCACCCGGGCGAGTGGACCCGCCTCCGGGAGTGTCTGA
- a CDS encoding alpha/beta hydrolase family protein has translation MNASASAVGTSPAPVLSFSPVVLPVAGRPVDLQVRVTAPAQGTGLPVILLSHGHGGSNNLSSLNGYAPIVNLWAQAGFVVIQPTHLSSKTLAHQVSDDPEAPLFWRSRAEDMAHILDRLDMIEGTVPQLAGRIDHDRVAVAGHSLGGFTANLLLGAQLTDPTAGERVSLREPRVKAGVVLAAPGRGDVIHASTAAQMPVFKTVDFSTMITPALVVAGDKDDSRHFTDVGPDWHADPYTLSPGPKTLLTVFDAEHGLGGIAGYDADETTDENPERVAAVGHLTAAYLATTLGLDAHAWQRACDALVSGTAPVGRIESK, from the coding sequence ATGAACGCATCCGCTTCCGCCGTCGGCACCTCGCCCGCCCCGGTGCTGTCCTTCAGCCCCGTGGTGCTTCCCGTCGCGGGGCGGCCCGTGGACCTCCAGGTCCGCGTCACCGCCCCCGCCCAGGGAACCGGCCTCCCCGTGATCCTGCTCTCCCACGGCCATGGAGGCTCGAACAACCTGTCCTCACTGAACGGCTACGCGCCGATCGTGAACCTCTGGGCGCAGGCTGGGTTCGTCGTGATCCAGCCCACGCACCTGTCTTCCAAGACGCTGGCGCATCAGGTCTCCGACGACCCCGAAGCGCCCCTGTTCTGGCGCTCGCGCGCGGAGGACATGGCCCACATCCTCGACCGCCTCGACATGATCGAGGGCACCGTGCCGCAGCTCGCCGGACGCATCGACCACGACAGGGTCGCCGTCGCCGGCCACTCGCTCGGCGGCTTCACCGCGAACCTGCTGCTGGGCGCCCAGCTCACCGACCCCACCGCCGGAGAGCGGGTGAGCCTGCGGGAGCCGCGCGTCAAGGCAGGCGTCGTGCTCGCCGCACCGGGCCGGGGTGACGTCATTCACGCATCCACGGCCGCGCAGATGCCGGTCTTCAAGACCGTCGACTTCTCCACGATGATCACCCCCGCGCTCGTCGTGGCCGGAGACAAGGACGACTCCCGTCACTTCACGGATGTGGGCCCGGACTGGCACGCCGACCCCTATACCCTCTCCCCCGGCCCCAAGACCCTGCTCACCGTCTTCGACGCGGAGCACGGGCTGGGCGGCATCGCCGGCTACGACGCCGACGAGACCACCGACGAGAACCCCGAGCGCGTCGCGGCCGTCGGACACCTCACCGCCGCCTACCTGGCCACCACGCTCGGACTCGACGCCCACGCCTGGCAGAGGGCCTGCGACGCCCTGGTGTCCGGCACCGCGCCGGTGGGGCGCATCGAGTCGAAGTAG